Sequence from the Corallococcus sp. EGB genome:
CCACATGGCCATGCACGCGCGCAGCGTCGCGGTGACGGCGGGCGCGCGCGGCGGGGACGTGGAGAAGGTGGCCAACCTGCTGGTGAAGGCCGGACACGTGAAGGTGGAGAAGGCGCGGGAGATCCTCGCGAGCCTGCCGCCGGAGACGCCCGCCATCGCCACCCTCACCAACGGCTGACCCGGAAGCGCCCCCGACCCGAGGGGGCGCTTGACGGGACCGGGCGGCGCGCGGAATGAAGCGTCCGCCCCCCTTCCGCGTGCCAGGTGCCATGACTTCCGCAAAGAATCCCCTGGTCGCCTTCGGTGCCGGCAAGGTCATCCTGCTGGGCGAGCACAGCGTGGTGTACGGCTACCCCGCCATCGCCGGCCCCCTGAGCATCGGCGTGGTGGCGCGCGGCATGCCTTCGCGCTCGTGCGTGCTGGACGTGCCGGTGACCGCGGACGCGGCGCAGAAGCGGCTGATGCGCAAGGCGTTCGCGCGGGCGGCGCGGCTTGTGGGCGAGCCGAAGGTGAAGGTGACGCTGGAGCCGCAGCTGCCGCTGTCCGCGGGGCTGGGCAGCTCCGCGGCGCTGGCGGTGGCCACGTCGCGCGTGCTCTTGCAGGCGGCGGGGCAGGCGCCCACGGCGAAGGCGACGGCGCGGCTGGCGTGGGAGATGGAGCAGGAGTTCCACGGCACGCCGTCCGGCGTGGACCACACCACCAGCGCGGAGGAGAAGCTCATCCTCTACCGGCGGGTGCAGGCGCCGGCGGGTGTCACCGGACGGGCGCGTGAGCTGAAGAGCCCCAGGCCGGTGTCGGTGGTGGTGGCGCTGGCGGGGGCGCGCAGTCCCACGAAGCTGACGGTGGGGGCGCTGCGCGAGCGGCAGGCGCGGTGGCCGGAGCGCTACAAGCGGCTCTTCGGTCAGGTGGGCAGGCTCGTCGCCGAGGCGGCGAAGGCGGTGGAGGCGGGTGACGTGGAGGGTCTGGGGGACGCGATGAACGTCAACCAGGGCCTGTTGAACGCGCTGGGGCTGTCGTCGCCAGCGCTGGAGGACATGGTGTTCCGGCTGCGCTCGCTGGGCGCGCTGGGGGCCAAATTCACCGGGGCGGGAGGTGACGGTGGCGCGGTCATCGGCCTCTTCCCCGAACCGGAGCCCGTGGTCGCGCGGCTGACGCGCGACGGCGTGCGCTGCTTCGCGAGCCAGCTCGCGGGGCCGCGGGCCCAGGGAGGCATTCCATGAAGGCAACGGTCCGGGCGCATCCCAACATCGCGCTCGTGAAGTACTGGGGAAAGCGCGACGAGGCGCTCATCCTCCCGCACCAGTCCAGCCTGTCGCTGACGCTGGCGCCCATCCACGTGACGACGACGGTGGAGTTCGGCGCGTCCGCGGACGCGGTGGAGCTGCACGGCCACGTGGCCAAGGGCAGCGAGCGAGACCGCGTGCTGCGCCTGCTGGACGCGGTGCGGGTGCAGGCGGGGCGCGACCTGGGGCCCGCGAGGGTGGTGTCGCGCGGGGACTTCCCCATGGCGGCGGGCCTCGCGAGCAGCGCGGCGGGCTTCGCGGCGCTGGCGGTGGCGGGGCGCGCGGCGGCGGGGCTGCCGCAGGACACGCGGGCGTCCAGCATCCTGGCGCGGCGGGGCAGCGGCTCCGCGTGCCGCAGCGTGCAGGGCGGCTTCTGCGAGTGGATGCGCGGCGAGCGCGCGGACGGCGAGGACAGCTACGCCGTGCAGCGCTTCGACGCGGGGCACTGGGCGGACCTGCGCATGGTGGTGGCCATCCTCGACCGCGGCGAGAAGGAGGTGAAGTCGCGGGACGGGATGAAGAACACGGTGGAGACGAGCCCGTACTACCCGGCCTGGGTGAAGGACGCGGAAGCCGAAGTGCCCCGCGCCCGGGAGCTCATCGCGAAGAAGGACCTGGAGGCGCTGGGCGAGCTGTGCGAGCGCAACGCGTGGCGCATGCACTGCACGACGCTCTCGGCGGAGCCACCGC
This genomic interval carries:
- the mvaD gene encoding diphosphomevalonate decarboxylase, whose amino-acid sequence is MKATVRAHPNIALVKYWGKRDEALILPHQSSLSLTLAPIHVTTTVEFGASADAVELHGHVAKGSERDRVLRLLDAVRVQAGRDLGPARVVSRGDFPMAAGLASSAAGFAALAVAGRAAAGLPQDTRASSILARRGSGSACRSVQGGFCEWMRGERADGEDSYAVQRFDAGHWADLRMVVAILDRGEKEVKSRDGMKNTVETSPYYPAWVKDAEAEVPRARELIAKKDLEALGELCERNAWRMHCTTLSAEPPLSYLSPATLGLIQHLKEQRKKGVPVWFTLDAGPNPVLLTDAAHEVAAEALARACGAVDVVRCVPGGDAALLTEHLF
- the mvk gene encoding mevalonate kinase; translation: MTSAKNPLVAFGAGKVILLGEHSVVYGYPAIAGPLSIGVVARGMPSRSCVLDVPVTADAAQKRLMRKAFARAARLVGEPKVKVTLEPQLPLSAGLGSSAALAVATSRVLLQAAGQAPTAKATARLAWEMEQEFHGTPSGVDHTTSAEEKLILYRRVQAPAGVTGRARELKSPRPVSVVVALAGARSPTKLTVGALRERQARWPERYKRLFGQVGRLVAEAAKAVEAGDVEGLGDAMNVNQGLLNALGLSSPALEDMVFRLRSLGALGAKFTGAGGDGGAVIGLFPEPEPVVARLTRDGVRCFASQLAGPRAQGGIP